Proteins encoded together in one Psychrobacter sanguinis window:
- the hrpA gene encoding ATP-dependent RNA helicase HrpA: MTKDSNDIHTASEVAVTASNDFQTAKQIDELPVLAKDRHFLSRLQRELSRPPKSASPKVIAEKQANFEKIKARSQQVVQERINSIPKNLAETLNAELPVSKRSEDIIQAINDHQVIIVAGETGSGKTTQLPKLAMLAGRGITGQIGHTQPRRLAARSVANRIAEELGEQLGDTVSFKIRFNEQGTAKSVVKLMTDGILLAELGHDRFLSKYDTIIIDEAHERSLNIDFIMGYLKQLLPKRPDLKVIITSATLDTGRFSEYFAQYDKTKKRMVPAPVIDVEGRGYPVEVRYRPLTDTPVTSSDDDSFDDFEDNLPRALVAAVEECFEDANAKGHPEHADILVFAATEAEIREMQEVLIAHGPRHTEVLPLFARQTYAEQQRIFQPSGRGRRIVIATNVAETALTVPGIRYVIDLGFARISRYSYRSRVQRLPIEAISQAAANQRKGRCGRVAPGVCIRLYSEEDFESRPEYTEPEILRTNLASVILQMTNLRLGTVENFDFIEPPDSRLVKDGRKLLDELGAIAPKNPDNKKPVAKQTLNEVKLTRIGQKMARMPIDPRLARMLVAGSDFDCMLEMLIIVAALAVQDPRERPAEKRAQADQKHAIFRQEDSDFLFYLSLWNALYGGGSNKLSSSQRKSFAKKHYLSFPRLREWEKTYRQLEQMVTDLKLLTDSGTDNKDKPNAKNGKTKGKANQAVKVAKSVASDLIVDKAAQNSDIDEEQRAVKYANLHRALLTGLLSVIAHKTDQRGEYLAARQQKAKIFPASTVFKQAPAWVMAFEIVETSQVFMRTVAKIEPEWIISAGGNLLKYHYFEPHWSKKTGRVRAYAQISLFGLIVVAKQLTNYEQINLEESREIFIRDGLVTGNLGRQAPFLQHNMDKIADVERIEEKLRRRDLLVDEEDLYQFYERKIPSHIASRKAFEDWRAEVEKEDPKFLFFSDEDVLKETAPTTGEFPEVWQLGDLKLPLKYVFDPASEDDGVTIRVPLAALPQLDAIELLWGVPGWRYELVLQLLKSLPKDIRRKIVPIPNTADDLFDELQENHQAGLLNQLCEALQRRGVVGVKPEDFNPATIDRYLQPQICVVDDKKRVIEKGRDLKALQQRHASETSQAVSKGGDSQGVHTDFPEHYRFSKNRHSAGIVMKEFSALVADEAGEAVTIHQFTDVTAALKAHRKGVLTLIRTKLGAKQKQLTSQIDKTFKLAFAPLGDMDKLKTIVVDATLDAALEVHAPKFKDHDEELPDNADKVAERLAAQLPLDDSEFAKTSEAVLGQFLLEGQTVLRLLKDVYARWQRIRRSLLMLDREVFGESIDDIEDQLDDLHLSDFVYRMDYEHWQQYPRYLEALEVRIERLEHNLDGDLDAVYELDTHMERLAGRADDETISEYRWLVEEFRIQLFAQPMKTRQAVSQKRLNTMWEKVNARR; encoded by the coding sequence ATGACTAAAGACAGTAATGACATTCATACAGCATCAGAAGTTGCTGTCACTGCTTCCAATGATTTTCAAACGGCAAAACAAATCGACGAGTTGCCAGTATTGGCCAAAGACCGTCATTTTTTAAGCCGTCTTCAACGCGAGTTGAGCCGTCCTCCCAAGAGTGCCAGTCCCAAAGTAATAGCAGAAAAACAAGCCAATTTTGAAAAGATTAAGGCACGTTCACAGCAGGTGGTGCAAGAGCGCATTAATAGTATTCCTAAAAACTTAGCAGAAACGTTAAATGCTGAATTACCAGTTAGTAAACGTAGCGAAGATATTATTCAAGCGATTAATGACCATCAAGTGATTATTGTGGCAGGCGAAACCGGTTCGGGTAAAACCACTCAATTGCCGAAGCTTGCGATGTTGGCAGGGCGCGGTATTACGGGTCAAATTGGCCATACCCAGCCTAGACGATTGGCAGCACGTAGTGTGGCCAACCGTATCGCTGAGGAGCTAGGAGAGCAGCTCGGTGATACTGTCAGTTTTAAAATTCGATTTAATGAACAGGGCACGGCCAAATCCGTCGTCAAATTGATGACAGATGGTATTTTGTTGGCTGAATTGGGTCATGATCGCTTTTTAAGTAAATATGACACCATCATTATTGATGAGGCGCACGAACGCAGTCTTAATATTGACTTTATCATGGGCTATCTAAAACAGCTGTTACCCAAGCGTCCAGATTTAAAGGTTATTATTACCTCAGCGACTCTTGATACCGGACGCTTTAGTGAATATTTTGCCCAGTATGATAAAACCAAAAAGCGTATGGTGCCTGCACCGGTTATCGATGTGGAGGGCCGAGGTTACCCTGTTGAGGTCCGCTATCGTCCTTTAACAGACACGCCGGTCACTAGCTCTGACGATGACAGCTTTGATGATTTTGAAGACAACTTGCCACGTGCTTTAGTAGCGGCGGTAGAAGAGTGCTTTGAAGATGCGAATGCCAAGGGTCATCCTGAGCATGCAGATATTTTAGTCTTTGCAGCCACTGAAGCAGAGATTAGAGAAATGCAAGAGGTTCTGATTGCGCATGGGCCACGTCATACCGAAGTATTGCCTTTATTTGCGCGTCAGACTTATGCTGAGCAGCAGCGAATTTTCCAGCCCTCAGGGCGTGGTAGACGTATTGTTATTGCTACTAACGTGGCAGAGACGGCACTAACCGTTCCCGGTATTCGTTACGTGATTGATTTAGGTTTTGCCCGTATTTCTCGCTATTCATATCGCTCACGGGTTCAGCGTTTACCGATTGAAGCTATCTCACAGGCGGCAGCCAATCAGCGCAAAGGACGCTGTGGTCGTGTGGCGCCTGGGGTTTGTATTCGACTGTACTCAGAGGAAGATTTTGAGAGTCGTCCTGAATATACAGAGCCTGAGATCCTACGCACCAACTTGGCTTCGGTTATCTTACAAATGACCAACCTACGCTTAGGCACGGTGGAGAACTTTGATTTTATCGAGCCACCTGACAGTCGTCTGGTAAAAGATGGTCGTAAGTTGCTTGATGAACTAGGGGCTATTGCTCCCAAAAATCCTGATAATAAAAAGCCCGTGGCTAAGCAGACTTTAAATGAAGTGAAGCTGACACGTATTGGTCAAAAAATGGCGCGTATGCCGATCGATCCAAGGCTGGCTCGAATGCTAGTGGCAGGTAGTGACTTTGATTGTATGCTTGAGATGCTGATTATCGTCGCCGCTTTAGCTGTACAAGACCCGCGTGAGCGTCCTGCAGAGAAGCGGGCTCAAGCTGATCAAAAACACGCTATCTTTCGTCAAGAAGACTCCGACTTCTTATTCTATCTGAGTTTATGGAATGCTCTTTATGGCGGTGGTAGCAATAAACTGAGCAGCAGCCAGCGCAAATCATTTGCTAAAAAGCATTATTTAAGTTTCCCTCGTCTACGTGAGTGGGAGAAGACCTACCGTCAGCTTGAGCAGATGGTCACTGATCTTAAGCTATTAACTGACTCTGGTACAGATAACAAAGACAAGCCTAATGCGAAAAATGGCAAGACTAAAGGTAAGGCCAATCAAGCCGTTAAAGTGGCTAAAAGTGTTGCCAGTGATCTAATCGTTGATAAAGCGGCACAAAATAGCGACATTGATGAAGAGCAGCGTGCGGTCAAATATGCCAATTTACACCGAGCCTTATTGACAGGGCTATTATCAGTGATTGCGCATAAGACCGATCAACGCGGCGAATACTTAGCAGCTCGCCAGCAAAAAGCGAAAATATTCCCAGCCAGTACTGTTTTTAAGCAAGCCCCTGCTTGGGTCATGGCCTTTGAAATAGTGGAAACCTCGCAAGTATTTATGCGCACTGTGGCGAAGATTGAGCCAGAATGGATTATTTCTGCAGGTGGCAACTTACTTAAATACCATTACTTTGAGCCGCATTGGTCGAAAAAGACCGGGCGTGTTCGTGCCTATGCTCAAATCAGCTTATTTGGTCTTATTGTGGTTGCGAAACAGCTCACCAACTATGAACAAATTAATCTCGAAGAGTCGCGTGAAATATTTATCCGAGATGGTTTAGTGACCGGTAACTTAGGTCGCCAAGCGCCATTCCTGCAGCATAATATGGATAAAATTGCCGATGTCGAGCGTATTGAAGAAAAACTACGTCGCCGTGATTTATTGGTAGATGAAGAAGATTTATACCAATTCTATGAGCGTAAAATACCGAGCCACATTGCTAGCCGTAAAGCGTTTGAAGATTGGCGAGCAGAGGTCGAAAAAGAAGATCCTAAATTCTTATTCTTTAGCGATGAAGATGTCTTAAAAGAGACTGCACCGACTACGGGCGAGTTCCCTGAAGTTTGGCAATTGGGTGATTTGAAGTTACCGCTTAAGTATGTGTTTGACCCTGCATCAGAAGATGATGGGGTCACCATTCGTGTACCGCTAGCTGCACTACCACAGCTTGATGCGATTGAGCTACTATGGGGTGTACCAGGCTGGCGCTATGAATTGGTGTTGCAGCTTCTTAAGTCATTGCCTAAAGACATTCGCCGCAAGATTGTTCCTATTCCTAATACGGCGGATGATTTGTTTGATGAATTGCAAGAAAATCATCAGGCAGGTTTATTAAATCAGTTGTGCGAAGCCTTACAGCGCCGCGGTGTGGTCGGGGTGAAACCAGAGGATTTTAACCCTGCAACGATTGATCGCTATTTACAGCCCCAGATTTGTGTGGTCGATGACAAAAAACGGGTTATCGAAAAAGGCCGTGATTTAAAAGCGTTGCAGCAGCGGCATGCTAGTGAAACCAGTCAAGCGGTATCGAAAGGTGGGGATTCGCAAGGGGTACATACCGATTTCCCTGAGCATTATCGGTTCAGTAAAAATCGCCACAGTGCCGGTATCGTCATGAAAGAGTTTTCTGCATTAGTGGCTGACGAAGCAGGCGAGGCCGTGACCATTCATCAATTTACCGATGTGACTGCTGCTTTAAAAGCGCATCGTAAAGGCGTATTGACTCTCATTCGAACTAAGCTAGGGGCCAAACAAAAGCAATTAACCAGCCAAATAGATAAGACCTTTAAGCTGGCATTTGCACCTCTAGGCGATATGGATAAATTAAAAACCATCGTTGTCGATGCCACTTTAGATGCCGCCTTAGAGGTTCATGCTCCTAAGTTCAAAGACCATGACGAAGAGTTGCCCGATAATGCTGATAAGGTAGCAGAACGGTTGGCTGCACAACTGCCTCTTGATGATTCTGAATTTGCGAAGACTAGTGAGGCAGTACTCGGACAATTTTTATTAGAGGGTCAAACGGTTCTTAGGCTACTTAAAGACGTTTATGCCCGTTGGCAACGTATTCGTCGTAGTTTACTGATGTTAGATCGTGAAGTATTTGGTGAGTCTATTGATGATATTGAAGATCAGCTCGATGATTTGCACTTATCGGACTTCGTTTATCGTATGGATTATGAACATTGGCAACAGTATCCACGCTATTTAGAAGCATTAGAGGTTCGTATCGAACGCCTAGAGCATAACCTAGATGGTGATTTGGATGCGGTATATGAGCTTGATACTCATATGGAACGATTGGCAGGACGTGCCGATGACGAAACTATTAGCGAGTATCGCTGGCTAGTAGAAGAGTTTCGTATTCAGCTATTTGCTCAGCCTATGAAGACCCGCCAAGCAGTATCACAAAAGAGGCTTAATACGATGTGGGAAAAAGTTAATGCACGTCGATAG
- a CDS encoding DUF1543 domain-containing protein, whose amino-acid sequence MPTLFMVQLGARPKGRLIEQHDIFFGVGDKLSALIPAINTHWPEVKNTWHIDSYQAITHVAGVEGKYYKISWKSDEPHDDLIQNQAIQQQQSPKLYFINLGGYQQGSIEEFHHKLLVVAPTESAAKAYARKTKFYKNFSYNDKATPFNGASHIDDKLCVDVDEIYDVSGLIDSGRLLIEPVAEDSKVVEDKAYVGYLSIKKLKALDL is encoded by the coding sequence ATGCCAACGTTATTTATGGTCCAACTGGGCGCCCGTCCTAAAGGGCGTCTAATCGAGCAACACGATATTTTCTTTGGGGTGGGTGATAAATTAAGTGCTCTTATTCCGGCCATAAATACCCATTGGCCAGAGGTTAAAAATACGTGGCATATTGACTCGTATCAAGCGATCACTCATGTAGCAGGGGTAGAGGGAAAATACTACAAAATATCTTGGAAGTCAGATGAGCCACATGATGACTTGATCCAAAATCAAGCTATACAACAGCAACAATCGCCTAAGTTATATTTTATTAATTTAGGCGGTTATCAGCAGGGCAGTATCGAAGAGTTTCATCATAAGTTATTGGTGGTTGCGCCCACAGAGTCAGCGGCCAAAGCCTATGCTCGAAAGACAAAGTTTTATAAAAACTTTAGTTACAATGATAAGGCAACCCCCTTTAATGGCGCCTCGCACATTGATGATAAGCTGTGCGTCGATGTTGATGAGATATATGATGTGTCAGGCTTGATTGACTCAGGTAGACTACTTATAGAGCCGGTAGCTGAAGACAGTAAGGTAGTCGAGGATAAAGCGTATGTTGGTTATCTTAGTATCAAAAAGCTTAAAGCGTTGGACTTATAG
- a CDS encoding alpha/beta fold hydrolase: MQQVNIHYSTIQRTTIKTLMTIGTMATLLSTGCVWKPDLAPTELKKWELPNSQYVSVDDLKVHVVQSPSCQSNDTIQSSTIVGTPLIKAATDKENSNSTSDNSSTSDKDNKSKETIVLLHGTSASLHTWNGWSDILQQQYCVVRMDLPAFGLTGPYANPNKRYTIDNYVDTVIGVMDRIKIDDATIAGNSLGGGIAWLTTLRHPDRINRLILVDASGFPFTPKHVPMGFKLAQYPILDPLVEKVLPKSVVRKSIESVYADDAKVSDELVNRYYELTRREGNRKALTQRMRESLAENEVAQIGSIKQPTLILWGAKDDLIPLENAYKFKKAIPNSQLVIFDNLGHVPQEEDPEATAAAVMQFLQQSK; encoded by the coding sequence ATGCAACAAGTTAATATCCATTACAGTACGATACAAAGGACTACAATAAAAACTCTAATGACTATAGGCACTATGGCGACGTTGTTGTCTACAGGCTGTGTTTGGAAACCAGACTTAGCCCCAACTGAACTAAAAAAGTGGGAGCTGCCCAACAGCCAGTATGTCTCTGTGGATGATTTAAAAGTGCATGTGGTACAGTCACCTTCCTGTCAATCAAACGACACAATACAGTCTTCTACAATAGTGGGTACGCCTTTAATCAAAGCTGCGACAGATAAGGAAAATAGCAATAGTACAAGTGATAATAGTAGTACAAGCGATAAAGACAATAAAAGTAAGGAGACCATTGTTTTATTGCATGGTACGTCTGCCAGCTTACACACTTGGAATGGTTGGTCGGATATATTACAGCAGCAATATTGTGTAGTGCGCATGGACCTGCCAGCCTTTGGTCTAACCGGACCTTATGCCAATCCAAATAAACGCTATACCATAGATAATTATGTCGATACGGTTATTGGCGTGATGGACCGAATAAAAATTGACGACGCAACGATTGCGGGCAACTCATTGGGTGGCGGGATTGCTTGGCTGACCACATTGCGACACCCCGATAGAATCAATCGTCTTATTTTGGTGGATGCGTCAGGGTTCCCGTTTACACCGAAACATGTGCCAATGGGCTTCAAATTGGCTCAGTATCCTATTTTGGACCCTTTGGTTGAAAAGGTATTACCGAAGAGTGTGGTACGTAAGAGTATTGAAAGCGTTTACGCTGATGACGCCAAGGTAAGTGATGAGCTGGTAAATAGATATTATGAGTTAACCAGACGTGAGGGCAACCGTAAAGCTTTAACCCAACGCATGCGTGAATCGTTAGCTGAGAACGAGGTGGCGCAAATTGGCAGTATCAAACAACCGACGCTCATCCTTTGGGGTGCAAAAGATGATTTAATTCCGCTAGAGAATGCGTATAAATTTAAGAAGGCCATACCAAACAGTCAATTGGTTATATTTGATAATCTAGGTCATGTGCCTCAAGAAGAAGACCCTGAAGCCACCGCAGCAGCCGTTATGCAGTTTTTACAACAGTCAAAATAG